In one Halosimplex halophilum genomic region, the following are encoded:
- a CDS encoding elongation factor EF-2 has product MGRRKKIVQECETLMDKPENIRNIAIAAHVDHGKTTLTDNLLAGAGMISDDTAGEQLAMDTEEDEQERGITIDAANVSMTHEYEGTNHLINLIDTPGHVDFGGDVTRAMRAVDGALVVVDAVEGAMPQTETVLRQALREGVKPTLFINKVDRLISELQEGPEEMQERLLSVIRDVNELIRGMTEEMDDIDEDWTVSVEEGTVGFGSALYKWGVSMPSMQRTGMDFGEIMELERADKRQELHERTPLADVVLDMVCEHFPNPIDAQPRRIPRIWRGDADSDVAESMQLVDEDGEVVLMVTDIGIDPHAGEIAAGRVFSGTLEKGQELYVSGTAGTNRVQSVGIYMGGEREEVDRVPAGNIAAVTGLKDAIAGSTVSSVEMTPFESIEHISEPVITKSVEAQNMDDLPKLIETLQQVAKEDPTIQIEINEDTGEHLISGQGELHLEVIGQRIERNQGIPINTGEPIVVFREAPQTDSREVEGISPNRHNRFYITVTPLDEDIVEAIQHGEASMDMPELERREALQEAGMDKDTSQNVEHIHNTNVIIDDTKGIQHLNETMELVLEGMEEALNDGPLAAEPVQGSLIRLHDARLHEDAIHRGPAQVIPATRQAIHNALIDAEVRLLEPIQEVRIDVPNDHMGAASGEIQGRRGRVDDMYQEGDLMVVEGVAPVDEMIGFSSDIRSATEGRASWNTENAGFQVMADNLQRETIMEIRERKGMKQELPESIDYF; this is encoded by the coding sequence ATGGGCCGACGTAAGAAAATCGTACAGGAATGTGAGACGCTGATGGACAAGCCGGAGAACATCCGGAACATCGCCATCGCTGCTCACGTCGACCACGGGAAGACGACGCTGACAGACAACCTGCTCGCCGGCGCGGGCATGATCTCCGACGACACCGCGGGCGAGCAGCTCGCGATGGACACCGAGGAGGACGAGCAGGAGCGCGGCATCACCATCGACGCCGCCAACGTCTCGATGACCCACGAGTACGAGGGCACCAACCACCTCATCAACCTCATCGACACGCCGGGCCACGTCGACTTCGGCGGCGACGTGACCCGCGCGATGCGCGCCGTCGACGGCGCGCTCGTCGTCGTGGACGCCGTCGAGGGCGCGATGCCCCAGACCGAGACCGTCCTCCGGCAGGCGCTGCGCGAGGGCGTCAAGCCGACCCTGTTCATCAACAAGGTCGACCGCCTCATCTCCGAGCTCCAGGAGGGGCCCGAGGAGATGCAGGAGCGCCTGCTCTCGGTGATCCGCGACGTGAACGAGCTCATCCGCGGGATGACCGAGGAGATGGACGACATCGACGAGGACTGGACGGTCTCCGTCGAGGAGGGGACCGTCGGCTTCGGCTCGGCGCTGTACAAGTGGGGCGTCTCGATGCCCTCGATGCAGCGGACGGGCATGGACTTCGGCGAGATCATGGAGCTCGAACGCGCGGACAAGCGCCAGGAGCTCCACGAGCGGACGCCGCTGGCCGACGTGGTGCTCGACATGGTCTGCGAGCACTTCCCGAACCCCATCGACGCCCAGCCCCGCCGCATTCCGCGCATCTGGCGCGGCGACGCCGACTCCGACGTGGCCGAGTCGATGCAGCTGGTCGACGAGGACGGCGAGGTCGTCCTGATGGTCACCGACATCGGGATCGACCCCCACGCCGGCGAGATCGCCGCCGGCCGCGTCTTCTCGGGCACCCTCGAGAAGGGCCAGGAGCTGTACGTCTCCGGGACCGCCGGGACCAACCGCGTCCAGTCGGTCGGCATCTACATGGGCGGCGAGCGCGAGGAGGTCGACCGCGTCCCCGCCGGGAACATCGCCGCCGTCACCGGCCTCAAGGACGCCATCGCCGGCTCGACCGTCTCCTCGGTCGAGATGACCCCCTTCGAGTCCATCGAGCACATCTCGGAGCCGGTCATCACGAAGTCCGTCGAGGCCCAGAACATGGACGACCTGCCGAAGCTCATCGAGACGCTCCAGCAGGTCGCCAAGGAGGACCCGACCATCCAGATCGAGATCAACGAGGACACCGGCGAACACCTCATCTCCGGGCAGGGCGAGCTCCACCTCGAAGTGATCGGCCAGCGCATCGAGCGCAACCAGGGCATCCCGATCAACACCGGCGAACCGATCGTCGTCTTCCGCGAGGCGCCCCAGACCGACTCCCGGGAGGTCGAGGGCATCTCCCCGAACCGTCACAACCGCTTCTACATCACCGTGACGCCGCTCGACGAGGACATCGTCGAGGCCATCCAGCACGGCGAGGCCTCCATGGACATGCCCGAGCTGGAACGCCGCGAGGCGCTCCAGGAGGCCGGCATGGACAAGGACACTTCCCAGAACGTCGAGCACATCCACAACACGAACGTCATCATCGACGACACGAAGGGTATCCAGCACCTCAACGAGACGATGGAGCTGGTCCTCGAAGGGATGGAGGAGGCGCTCAACGACGGCCCGCTGGCCGCCGAGCCGGTCCAGGGCTCGCTCATCCGCCTCCACGACGCGCGGCTCCACGAGGACGCCATCCACCGCGGCCCGGCGCAGGTCATCCCGGCGACCCGCCAGGCCATCCACAACGCCCTCATCGACGCCGAGGTGCGCCTGCTGGAGCCGATCCAGGAGGTCCGCATCGACGTGCCCAACGACCACATGGGCGCCGCGTCCGGCGAGATCCAGGGTCGTCGTGGCCGCGTCGACGACATGTACCAGGAAGGCGACCTGATGGTCGTCGAGGGCGTCGCGCCCGTCGACGAGATGATCGGCTTCTCCTCCGACATCCGGAGCGCCACCGAGGGTCGCGCCTCCTGGAACACCGAGAACGCCGGCTTCCAGGTCATGGCCGACAACCTCCAGCGCGAGACCATCATGGAGATCCGCGAGCGCAAGGGCATGAAGCAGGAACTGCCCGAGAGTATCGACTACTTCTAA
- a CDS encoding DUF5781 family protein, whose product MDVRVRGPGPEGPILGARDLFETERTLKRPVTVEIREDPDERTRVSHDEEGHLFVISRQAATSAMARELALHEFAHMHHYERDHPSHTQSMEEVIFLALAGRSVERRKLTHCYQIANHMKDIYADDVWLEVAPADKLVAFLESSLAAAVADRPRDPPAWDRLTPAADPDITAVNAAFALGLVERHDLVDDDHRIYDLAHAAAQDAPEIDVAAFTRQFRTLARDPDDSEYRKALVDVTRAYATGGERAAD is encoded by the coding sequence ATGGACGTGCGAGTGCGCGGCCCCGGCCCGGAGGGTCCGATTCTCGGGGCGCGCGACCTGTTCGAGACCGAACGGACGCTGAAGCGGCCGGTCACCGTCGAGATACGCGAGGACCCCGACGAACGGACGCGCGTGAGCCACGACGAGGAGGGCCACCTGTTCGTCATCTCCCGGCAGGCGGCCACGTCGGCGATGGCCCGCGAACTCGCGCTCCACGAGTTCGCCCACATGCACCACTACGAACGGGACCACCCCTCCCACACCCAGTCGATGGAGGAGGTCATCTTCCTCGCGCTCGCCGGCCGGTCGGTCGAGCGCCGGAAGCTCACCCACTGCTACCAGATCGCCAACCATATGAAGGACATCTACGCCGACGACGTGTGGCTGGAGGTCGCACCGGCGGACAAACTCGTGGCCTTCCTCGAATCCAGCCTCGCCGCCGCCGTCGCGGACCGACCGCGGGACCCGCCCGCGTGGGACCGGCTAACTCCCGCCGCCGACCCGGACATCACCGCGGTCAACGCCGCCTTCGCGCTCGGGCTGGTCGAACGGCACGACCTGGTCGACGACGACCACCGGATCTACGACCTGGCGCACGCGGCCGCACAGGACGCCCCGGAGATCGACGTGGCGGCGTTCACCCGCCAGTTCCGGACGCTCGCCCGCGACCCCGACGACAGCGAGTACCGGAAGGCGCTGGTCGACGTGACCCGCGCCTACGCGACCGGCGGCGAGCGGGCCGCGGACTGA
- a CDS encoding DUF433 domain-containing protein, translated as MAQQSSRIVREVHDEPHIEGSRITVRHVYERVHGRGLRPETVADRHGLDLADVYHALAYYHDHPEEMAEVERQREAAIESARERTTISPPDE; from the coding sequence ATGGCACAGCAGTCGTCGCGGATCGTCCGCGAAGTCCACGACGAACCGCACATCGAGGGCAGCCGGATCACGGTTCGTCACGTCTACGAGCGCGTCCACGGGCGAGGGCTCCGCCCGGAGACGGTCGCCGACCGCCACGGCCTCGACCTCGCGGACGTGTACCACGCGCTCGCCTACTACCACGACCACCCCGAGGAGATGGCGGAGGTCGAGCGACAGCGCGAGGCGGCGATCGAGTCGGCGCGGGAGCGGACCACTATCTCACCGCCCGACGAGTAA
- a CDS encoding DUF5615 family PIN-like protein, translated as MAVSVLLDENVEHEVCHRLRSDGYDADHVDFHDRLGKGDSDRALAQYSLENDALIVTYDDDFETHYGESEYWGYSFSRTTTGTRPTSPIRSSGSSKSTHRRSCAG; from the coding sequence ATGGCGGTGTCGGTCCTCCTCGACGAGAACGTGGAGCACGAGGTGTGTCACCGGCTCCGGAGCGACGGCTACGACGCCGACCACGTCGACTTCCACGACCGGCTCGGGAAAGGGGACTCCGACCGAGCGCTCGCGCAGTACTCGCTGGAGAACGACGCTCTGATCGTGACCTACGACGACGATTTCGAGACGCACTACGGCGAGTCGGAGTACTGGGGGTACTCTTTTTCACGGACAACGACTGGGACCCGGCCGACGTCGCCGATACGATCCTCCGGATCCTCGAAATCTACCCACCGGCGGAGTTGCGCGGGATGA